One Thermococcus eurythermalis DNA segment encodes these proteins:
- a CDS encoding NifB/NifX family molybdenum-iron cluster-binding protein yields MRIIVSTVTGGLDDRVNPAFGRTPTFTIVDVENGEIVNVQVVQNPGYSQPRGAGVTAAQFVIDQGADAVIAGQFGPNSYGVLQAAGVRMYSAPPTMTVREAVEALLRGELQPGIQGGAGMGPGGGMGMGRGMGRGMGRGGGMGRGRGMGRGMGGGYGRGSW; encoded by the coding sequence ATGAGGATTATAGTCTCAACTGTAACTGGAGGACTCGACGACAGGGTGAACCCGGCGTTTGGTAGAACGCCCACTTTTACCATAGTTGACGTCGAGAACGGCGAGATAGTAAACGTTCAGGTCGTCCAGAACCCCGGCTACAGCCAGCCGAGGGGAGCTGGAGTCACAGCGGCCCAGTTCGTCATAGATCAGGGAGCCGATGCCGTAATAGCCGGCCAGTTCGGGCCGAACTCCTACGGCGTCCTCCAGGCGGCAGGGGTAAGGATGTACTCCGCCCCACCAACCATGACCGTTAGGGAAGCCGTTGAGGCCCTCCTCCGCGGTGAGCTCCAGCCCGGAATCCAGGGAGGAGCGGGAATGGGCCCCGGTGGCGGCATGGGAATGGGACGCGGTATGGGCAGGGGTATGGGAAGAGGCGGAGGAATGGGAAGAGGTCGCGGTATGGGTCGCGGAATGGGCGGCGGATACGGCAGGGGTTCCTGGTGA
- a CDS encoding radical SAM protein, with translation MIAFGPVPSRRLGKSLGVNNIPDKVCTYACVYCQIGRTLRMEIERRAFYDPKLIFREVSEKVNEALERGEKIDYITFVPDGEPTLDANLGREIDLLRRLGIKLATLTNASLIWREDVREDLLKLDFVSLKVDAVSEALWRKIDRPHKSLSLERILEGMLEFRKEFGGKLVTETMLIDNVDYGDEFERIAEFLKELKPDTAYIAVPTRPPAEPWVRPAREEVINRAFQAFSKALGEDRVEYLIGYEGNAFAFTGNVEEDLLSITAVHPMREDAVREFLRKANADWSIIEKLIRENKLIELEYEGKKFYMRRLKSRETR, from the coding sequence ATGATAGCATTCGGCCCGGTTCCCTCAAGAAGACTCGGAAAGAGCCTTGGAGTGAATAACATTCCAGATAAGGTCTGCACCTACGCCTGCGTTTACTGCCAGATTGGGAGAACTTTGAGGATGGAAATCGAGAGGAGGGCCTTCTACGACCCGAAGCTGATATTCAGGGAAGTCTCCGAGAAAGTCAACGAAGCCCTGGAGAGGGGAGAGAAAATCGATTACATAACCTTCGTCCCCGACGGGGAGCCAACGCTCGATGCCAACCTTGGAAGGGAGATAGACCTTCTCAGAAGGCTCGGGATAAAGCTCGCCACCCTCACAAACGCTTCCTTAATCTGGCGTGAGGACGTTAGGGAAGACCTTCTCAAGCTGGACTTCGTCTCGCTGAAGGTGGACGCCGTCAGCGAGGCCCTCTGGAGAAAAATTGACAGGCCCCACAAGAGCCTGAGCCTGGAGAGAATCCTTGAGGGGATGCTTGAGTTCAGGAAGGAGTTCGGAGGAAAACTCGTGACCGAGACCATGCTGATAGACAACGTGGACTACGGCGATGAGTTTGAGCGGATAGCAGAATTTTTAAAGGAGCTAAAGCCGGACACGGCCTACATAGCCGTCCCCACCAGGCCCCCGGCCGAGCCATGGGTGAGGCCCGCGAGAGAGGAAGTCATCAACAGGGCGTTTCAGGCCTTCAGCAAAGCTCTCGGCGAAGACCGCGTGGAGTACCTCATAGGCTACGAGGGGAACGCGTTCGCATTCACCGGAAACGTGGAGGAGGATTTACTCAGCATCACCGCCGTCCATCCCATGAGGGAAGACGCCGTGAGAGAGTTCCTACGGAAGGCGAACGCCGACTGGAGCATCATCGAAAAGCTGATTCGGGAAAACAAGCTCATAGAGCTGGAATATGAAGGGAAGAAGTTTTACATGAGGCGGTTGAAGAGCAGAGAAACACGGTGA
- a CDS encoding ABC transporter substrate-binding protein: MRKVASLFIISVLILSVLSGGCISSETSTSKTSNTSYTTASVSLSASSKEVVLTLVGPDGTKKSLTFENLREFPQVAGRGGLRTKKGSIKNVGVYKGVALVDLLKKFGWLSEGHNYIIKAADGYTLTVDYDFLLGKGVPLYDEAGNPTNGSMVPILAYEFNGTPIEFALDGKTYTLKLALVGNETLITPGNRWVKAVVEIDVVRKSSSGETEGDAGYVIVKDFRNRTVKVKQPVNRMVSLYGLATQMVYFLGVEDGKKIVGSTPLAINDQFIALIDPDVKSRMVFVGSPKSANIETVKGLNPDVVLTAYWGDENINKALEGLGIPVIALNLETMDSYLKSLEIVGDVLGKEEKAKEAVSYYREAVAFVTNRTSKASGRPRVLLIQYSMKDKAFKAPGKEYFQNRMIEMAGGDSVSKDLPGGWNTINVEQVAKWNPDVIIVVSYSPKKPAPEIKRELLSDPAWSQIKAVKEGKVYAMPNDGESWDYPAPKWVLGLYWLAKVLHPELFSDLDVKAKADEFYERWYGINPSDVNIVGDMP; the protein is encoded by the coding sequence ATGAGGAAAGTTGCTTCCCTGTTCATAATCTCGGTTCTAATATTGAGTGTACTCTCGGGAGGGTGTATAAGCTCGGAGACTTCAACATCTAAAACTTCGAATACTTCCTATACCACGGCTTCCGTATCGCTCTCAGCCTCCTCAAAGGAGGTAGTTTTGACCCTCGTTGGTCCCGATGGAACCAAAAAGTCGTTGACGTTCGAGAACCTCAGGGAGTTCCCACAGGTTGCCGGAAGGGGTGGGCTGAGAACGAAGAAGGGCTCAATAAAGAACGTCGGTGTCTACAAAGGAGTAGCTCTCGTTGACCTTCTCAAAAAGTTCGGCTGGCTCTCAGAGGGCCATAACTACATCATAAAGGCGGCTGACGGTTATACCCTGACGGTTGACTACGATTTCCTTCTGGGTAAGGGCGTACCGCTTTATGATGAAGCGGGAAATCCGACCAACGGCTCCATGGTCCCAATCCTGGCCTATGAGTTTAATGGAACACCGATAGAGTTCGCGCTGGACGGGAAAACTTACACACTCAAGCTGGCTCTGGTCGGTAACGAGACGCTCATCACCCCTGGAAACCGCTGGGTCAAGGCCGTCGTTGAGATTGACGTCGTTAGGAAGTCTTCCTCCGGGGAAACGGAAGGGGACGCAGGCTACGTCATCGTCAAGGACTTCCGGAACCGAACGGTTAAGGTCAAGCAACCTGTGAACAGGATGGTCTCGCTCTACGGTCTGGCCACCCAGATGGTCTACTTCCTGGGCGTCGAGGACGGGAAGAAAATCGTTGGGAGCACCCCTCTGGCGATAAACGACCAGTTTATAGCCCTGATAGACCCGGACGTCAAGAGCAGGATGGTATTCGTTGGCAGTCCAAAGAGCGCCAATATCGAGACTGTAAAGGGGCTCAACCCGGACGTCGTTCTGACCGCATACTGGGGCGACGAGAATATAAACAAGGCCCTTGAAGGGCTCGGCATTCCGGTAATAGCACTCAACCTTGAGACTATGGACTCATACCTTAAGAGCCTCGAAATCGTAGGAGATGTTCTCGGAAAGGAGGAAAAAGCCAAGGAAGCCGTCTCCTACTACAGGGAGGCCGTTGCCTTTGTAACCAACAGAACCTCAAAGGCAAGCGGGAGGCCAAGGGTTCTCCTAATTCAATATAGCATGAAGGACAAGGCTTTCAAAGCGCCCGGAAAGGAGTACTTCCAGAACAGAATGATAGAGATGGCCGGTGGGGACAGCGTCTCAAAAGACCTGCCGGGAGGATGGAACACCATCAACGTTGAGCAGGTCGCGAAGTGGAACCCGGACGTTATAATAGTCGTGAGCTACTCCCCCAAGAAGCCGGCCCCAGAAATCAAGAGGGAACTCCTGAGCGACCCCGCCTGGAGCCAGATAAAGGCAGTGAAAGAAGGCAAAGTCTATGCCATGCCCAACGACGGCGAGAGCTGGGATTACCCCGCCCCCAAATGGGTTCTGGGCCTCTACTGGCTCGCCAAGGTTCTCCACCCGGAGCTTTTCAGCGACCTCGACGTCAAGGCAAAGGCTGACGAGTTCTATGAAAGATGGTACGGGATAAATCCTAGCGATGTAAATATAGTAGGTGATATGCCGTGA
- a CDS encoding ABC transporter ATP-binding protein: MLRVEGLSVSYGGKDVLKGVSLELKSGVGCLLGPNGAGKSTLMKCIAGILRPRGRVILDDTDLLELPERERARLVSYSPQEFSVNFPYTVFEVVLMGRNPYVSPVTGPTTEDEKKALEALKALGIENLAERPFIELSGGQKRLAMIARSIAQDGRLFLFDEPTSFLDFRNQYLVLSAIRELGRKKLVLISLHDPNQAFAFCDVVFLLKDGSLMASGDPKIVMTSENLSELYGLPVAVGGVGDRIVVFPKVNRSVLRKTELLTRSVIKDRSEARL, translated from the coding sequence ATGTTAAGGGTTGAGGGACTGAGCGTCTCCTATGGTGGAAAGGACGTCTTGAAGGGGGTTTCCCTTGAGCTCAAATCTGGGGTGGGTTGCCTTCTTGGGCCGAACGGTGCCGGAAAGAGCACGCTGATGAAGTGCATCGCCGGAATCCTGCGGCCACGGGGGAGGGTGATACTCGACGATACTGACCTGCTTGAGCTGCCCGAGCGGGAGCGCGCGAGACTGGTCTCATACTCGCCCCAGGAGTTCTCCGTGAACTTCCCCTATACCGTCTTTGAGGTCGTTCTGATGGGCAGAAACCCCTACGTGAGCCCTGTGACCGGTCCAACAACGGAGGACGAGAAGAAGGCGCTTGAGGCACTGAAGGCCCTCGGAATTGAGAATCTCGCCGAGAGACCCTTCATCGAGCTAAGCGGCGGCCAGAAGAGGCTCGCGATGATAGCCAGGTCAATTGCCCAGGATGGAAGGCTGTTCCTCTTCGACGAGCCGACTTCCTTCCTGGACTTCAGGAACCAGTACCTTGTTCTCTCGGCCATAAGGGAGCTTGGAAGGAAGAAGCTCGTTCTGATTTCCCTCCACGACCCGAATCAAGCCTTTGCATTCTGCGACGTGGTCTTTCTCCTGAAGGACGGTTCTCTAATGGCCTCAGGTGACCCCAAGATTGTGATGACATCCGAAAACCTCTCAGAACTGTATGGGCTCCCTGTTGCAGTTGGCGGAGTTGGGGACAGGATTGTAGTCTTTCCCAAGGTAAATAGGAGCGTTTTACGGAAAACGGAATTATTAACGAGAAGTGTTATTAAGGACCGGTCGGAGGCACGGTTATGA
- a CDS encoding PPC domain-containing DNA-binding protein, whose amino-acid sequence MEFKPGRAFLLRVPEGEDLLGFVKGFAEKNGITTAMVSGIGSLRNPVVGYYSEETRNYKKIELAGTFELLTLLGNISVKDGKPFAHLHVTLGNASGDVFGGHLIKGEVFVAELYIRELLGEPLVRKERGNNLSLWDEEPL is encoded by the coding sequence ATGGAGTTCAAACCTGGAAGGGCCTTCCTTCTTAGGGTTCCTGAGGGAGAAGACCTGCTCGGTTTTGTGAAGGGGTTCGCCGAAAAGAACGGTATAACGACCGCGATGGTCAGCGGGATTGGCTCGCTCAGAAACCCTGTTGTTGGCTACTACTCGGAGGAAACCCGGAACTACAAGAAGATTGAGCTCGCTGGGACATTCGAGCTGCTCACGCTCCTCGGCAACATCAGCGTAAAGGACGGGAAGCCCTTTGCACACCTTCACGTCACACTTGGCAATGCCAGCGGAGACGTTTTTGGAGGGCATCTGATAAAGGGAGAAGTCTTCGTGGCCGAGCTCTATATCCGGGAACTTCTGGGTGAACCGCTTGTAAGAAAAGAGAGGGGGAACAACCTCAGCCTCTGGGACGAGGAGCCCCTCTGA
- a CDS encoding 6-pyruvoyl trahydropterin synthase family protein — protein MFRVVERKIGWHKDFDSSHFLALPYDSKCLRIHGHTYNVDVEIWGDINENGMIFDFNHLSKLIKLLDHRILVSEDWVVEKRGGRVVVEKNGKRLELPGEEVVVLNKPNVTAEYIAEWFAERIAEKAGDNVKKILVKVWEDPRSYAQVVLER, from the coding sequence ATGTTCAGGGTCGTGGAGAGAAAGATAGGCTGGCACAAGGACTTCGACAGTTCGCACTTCCTCGCCCTTCCCTACGACAGCAAGTGCCTCCGCATACATGGCCACACCTACAACGTTGACGTGGAGATATGGGGCGACATCAACGAGAACGGTATGATATTCGACTTCAACCACCTCAGCAAGCTCATAAAACTCCTTGACCACAGGATTCTCGTAAGCGAGGACTGGGTTGTAGAGAAAAGAGGGGGAAGAGTGGTCGTCGAAAAGAACGGCAAACGGCTTGAGCTCCCTGGGGAGGAAGTTGTAGTCCTAAACAAGCCCAACGTCACGGCTGAGTACATAGCCGAGTGGTTTGCTGAAAGGATAGCAGAAAAGGCAGGGGACAACGTGAAAAAAATCCTCGTCAAAGTGTGGGAAGACCCAAGGAGCTATGCCCAGGTGGTTCTTGAGCGTTAG
- a CDS encoding NifB/NifX family molybdenum-iron cluster-binding protein, giving the protein MRIAIPTNGGGRNDTVAPVFARATAFYIADVDENGNIISEKVIQNGAAMAGGGAGPMAVQTLINEGVEAIVAPQVGPNALGAIQAAGIKLYQVAPGTPVEEAIKAVVSGSAGQFTAPAAPAPATPTAPTPAYGPYPATPAYPAYPAYGFGPGWGRGWGRGWGRGRGWGRGWGRGGRGWGARLGYCPWTGQPSRRALRWLYGWW; this is encoded by the coding sequence ATGAGGATCGCGATACCAACCAACGGTGGAGGGAGGAACGACACCGTAGCCCCTGTCTTTGCCCGCGCTACGGCGTTCTACATAGCGGACGTTGACGAGAACGGAAACATCATCAGTGAAAAGGTCATCCAGAATGGTGCCGCCATGGCCGGCGGAGGGGCCGGCCCAATGGCCGTTCAGACCCTCATCAACGAGGGCGTCGAAGCAATAGTGGCACCACAGGTCGGCCCGAACGCCCTCGGCGCAATCCAAGCGGCCGGAATAAAGCTCTACCAGGTCGCCCCGGGAACCCCGGTAGAGGAGGCCATAAAGGCAGTGGTCAGCGGAAGCGCCGGCCAGTTCACGGCTCCAGCGGCACCTGCCCCGGCGACACCGACGGCACCGACCCCCGCTTATGGGCCTTATCCAGCAACACCCGCGTACCCAGCTTACCCAGCCTACGGCTTCGGCCCCGGTTGGGGTAGAGGCTGGGGCCGCGGCTGGGGAAGAGGCCGCGGATGGGGCCGTGGATGGGGCAGAGGTGGCAGAGGCTGGGGTGCAAGGCTCGGTTACTGCCCCTGGACAGGCCAGCCCAGCAGAAGGGCTCTCCGCTGGCTCTACGGCTGGTGGTGA
- a CDS encoding DUF998 domain-containing protein has protein sequence MRRGQILAGVLAPIVALTGIGVAILIHRSWWRLTGNAISDLGKVGLHHNWVLNVSLVVSAALAIYYVAGLLKEATSTVQKAGIGIFILGLVFLSLIGIFPEGTSPHYYVSWGFFIFASLGFLVAGIGLGLAGEKDLGLFSVVLFAVGWALALWAKNRYPGVAPAEFIGAFGVIIWHYVVMWKKFRGAPRPRG, from the coding sequence ATGAGAAGGGGCCAAATTCTTGCCGGGGTTCTCGCCCCAATAGTCGCCCTTACCGGAATCGGGGTCGCCATTCTCATCCACCGCTCGTGGTGGAGGCTCACAGGGAACGCCATAAGTGACCTAGGAAAAGTCGGTCTGCACCACAACTGGGTTCTCAACGTTTCGCTCGTTGTCTCCGCGGCCCTGGCAATCTACTACGTGGCAGGTCTATTAAAAGAAGCCACGAGCACAGTGCAAAAAGCCGGAATCGGGATTTTCATTCTCGGTCTAGTGTTTCTGTCACTGATAGGCATATTCCCTGAGGGGACAAGCCCCCACTACTACGTCAGCTGGGGCTTCTTCATCTTTGCGAGCCTCGGTTTCCTGGTGGCAGGTATTGGGCTCGGCCTCGCGGGGGAGAAGGATCTCGGACTCTTCAGTGTGGTCCTGTTTGCAGTGGGCTGGGCCCTCGCACTCTGGGCAAAGAACCGCTATCCCGGTGTCGCGCCCGCAGAGTTCATCGGGGCGTTTGGAGTGATAATCTGGCACTATGTTGTGATGTGGAAAAAGTTCAGAGGGGCTCCTCGTCCCAGAGGCTGA
- the tsaA gene encoding tRNA (N6-threonylcarbamoyladenosine(37)-N6)-methyltransferase TrmO, with protein sequence MEVTYRIIGVIHSPFKEPKGVPIQPSAARGVRGTVELFPEYSPGLKDIEGFSHIILIYHLHLAKPGKLLVRPYMDDEEHGVFATRAPSRPNPIGLSIVRLISVEGNVLHIEDVDIVDGTPLLDIKPYVPEFDIRTVERTGWLERNVHKLSETRDDGRFVKEEG encoded by the coding sequence ATGGAAGTAACGTACCGCATTATCGGGGTCATCCACAGCCCCTTCAAGGAGCCAAAGGGCGTTCCAATACAGCCCTCTGCCGCCAGAGGAGTTAGAGGAACCGTGGAGCTCTTCCCGGAGTACTCGCCGGGATTGAAGGACATCGAAGGGTTCTCGCACATCATACTGATATACCACCTCCACCTCGCGAAGCCCGGAAAGCTCCTCGTCAGGCCGTACATGGACGATGAGGAGCATGGAGTCTTCGCCACCCGCGCACCGAGCAGGCCAAACCCAATAGGCCTCTCGATAGTGAGGCTCATCAGTGTTGAGGGAAACGTGCTCCACATCGAGGACGTTGACATCGTTGACGGGACGCCTCTGCTCGACATAAAGCCATACGTGCCGGAGTTTGACATCAGAACCGTCGAGAGAACGGGCTGGCTGGAGAGAAACGTTCACAAGCTCTCGGAGACCAGAGACGACGGCAGGTTCGTAAAGGAAGAGGGATAA
- a CDS encoding class I SAM-dependent methyltransferase, translating into MPKTEPFEKFTGRYEAWFERHGYAYLSELEAVRKLLPKEGNGAEIGVGTGRFAEPLGIKLGVEPSKAMAEIARRRGIEVIEGVAESLPFSDESLDYLLMVTTICFVDDPEKALREAYRVLKPGGALIIGFVDRNSPIGQEYERNKEKSVFYREARFFSTEELLELLKKVGFRKFEIVQTLFHRLDEIKEVEPVKPGYGEGSFVVIKAVKEYSSD; encoded by the coding sequence ATGCCAAAAACGGAACCCTTTGAGAAGTTCACGGGAAGGTATGAGGCCTGGTTTGAGAGGCACGGATACGCTTACCTCTCCGAGCTTGAGGCTGTTAGGAAGCTTCTGCCGAAAGAAGGAAATGGGGCGGAGATTGGCGTTGGAACCGGCCGCTTCGCGGAACCGCTCGGGATAAAGCTCGGCGTCGAGCCTTCGAAGGCCATGGCGGAGATAGCCAGAAGGAGGGGCATAGAAGTCATCGAGGGGGTTGCCGAAAGCCTTCCTTTCTCCGATGAAAGCCTCGACTACCTCCTAATGGTTACTACAATATGCTTCGTTGACGACCCTGAAAAGGCTTTACGCGAGGCCTACCGCGTTCTGAAACCTGGTGGAGCGCTCATAATAGGCTTTGTTGACAGGAACAGTCCGATAGGGCAGGAATACGAGCGAAACAAAGAGAAAAGCGTTTTCTACCGCGAGGCGAGGTTCTTCTCCACGGAGGAACTTCTGGAACTGCTCAAGAAGGTCGGCTTCAGGAAATTCGAGATAGTCCAGACTCTCTTCCACAGGCTCGACGAAATTAAAGAAGTTGAGCCCGTCAAGCCGGGCTACGGTGAGGGGAGCTTTGTGGTGATAAAGGCCGTGAAGGAGTATTCATCTGATTAA
- a CDS encoding FecCD family ABC transporter permease: MKKAVWLFLLVFLVSPFVGRLYFSPFTLSPLDRTILLEIRLPRILASALVGACLSLAGLTFQNVFRNPLAGPNLLGVTSGSAFGAVIAILLAQSPYAIQLSAFVFGLIAVVIVWKLSRFIGDGLLSLILAGIAVSAFFSALVGFAKYLADPYDKLPTIVFWLLGSFAGLRWESIKLMLAPIVVSITGVLFLRWPLNVMSLSEEEAKSLGLNVRFYRALFIALSALGISASTAMAGMIGWVGLVSPHIARLLVGHDNRVLVPTSALVGASLLLLCDDIARSVATFELPLGVVTSLIGAPVLVLILARRRWHVKG, from the coding sequence GTGAAAAAAGCGGTTTGGCTTTTCCTTTTGGTTTTCCTTGTTTCACCTTTCGTCGGCAGGTTATACTTCTCGCCGTTTACCCTGAGCCCGCTTGATAGGACGATACTGCTTGAGATCCGCCTGCCAAGGATTCTGGCCTCGGCCCTCGTCGGCGCCTGCCTCTCCCTCGCCGGATTGACGTTTCAGAACGTCTTCCGAAATCCCCTCGCGGGCCCGAACCTCTTGGGGGTCACAAGCGGTTCCGCTTTTGGGGCAGTCATCGCGATACTCCTGGCCCAAAGCCCCTACGCAATCCAGCTCTCCGCGTTTGTCTTTGGCCTAATCGCCGTCGTCATCGTGTGGAAGCTGTCGAGGTTCATAGGAGATGGCCTTTTGAGCCTAATCCTCGCCGGGATAGCCGTTTCCGCCTTCTTCTCCGCCCTCGTCGGCTTCGCTAAGTACCTGGCGGACCCGTATGATAAGCTCCCGACGATAGTCTTCTGGCTCCTCGGGAGCTTTGCCGGCCTCCGCTGGGAGAGCATAAAGTTGATGCTCGCCCCGATTGTCGTCAGCATAACCGGCGTACTGTTCCTCCGCTGGCCTCTCAACGTTATGAGCCTGAGCGAGGAGGAGGCAAAGTCCCTGGGCTTAAACGTCCGGTTTTACCGGGCCCTTTTTATAGCGCTCTCAGCCCTCGGAATCTCGGCTTCAACGGCCATGGCGGGAATGATAGGCTGGGTCGGGCTGGTGAGCCCCCACATAGCGAGGCTCCTTGTTGGGCATGATAACAGGGTTCTCGTTCCCACATCGGCCCTCGTGGGGGCATCACTTCTTCTCCTCTGCGACGACATTGCGAGGAGTGTTGCGACCTTTGAGCTTCCTCTAGGTGTTGTGACGTCGCTCATCGGCGCGCCGGTGCTCGTGCTCATACTCGCGAGGAGGCGGTGGCATGTTAAGGGTTGA
- a CDS encoding DUF2250 domain-containing protein — translation MSGENTQKGRPGSYRGFELLPVHLYVLTHLKKAGVDYAKMMAKMGGLPLELIEDAINDLLELRLIERDSGSAIKRSRARFKKAFEVHKHHTYYRLSREGELFVRSIDERWLKRYFDGLFPNGWKAIQALAESKDLNEAGRRVSIDGETLEGLKILRFVTEKGRKTEFFRRLWEFLRG, via the coding sequence ATGAGTGGGGAGAATACGCAAAAAGGACGCCCAGGTTCCTACCGGGGCTTTGAACTCCTGCCCGTTCATCTCTACGTTCTGACCCACCTGAAGAAAGCCGGGGTGGACTACGCCAAGATGATGGCTAAGATGGGCGGTTTGCCCCTTGAGCTTATAGAAGACGCTATAAACGACCTTCTTGAGCTCAGACTGATTGAGCGCGATTCGGGGAGCGCGATAAAGAGGAGCAGGGCGCGCTTCAAAAAGGCCTTTGAGGTCCACAAGCACCACACCTACTACCGCCTCTCCCGCGAAGGTGAGCTCTTCGTCCGTTCGATTGATGAGAGGTGGCTTAAGCGATATTTCGACGGCCTCTTCCCAAACGGGTGGAAGGCCATCCAAGCGCTCGCCGAAAGCAAAGACCTAAACGAAGCGGGTAGAAGGGTGAGTATTGACGGTGAGACCCTCGAAGGGCTGAAGATCCTCCGCTTCGTAACTGAGAAAGGGAGAAAAACGGAGTTCTTCAGGCGATTGTGGGAGTTTCTTCGTGGTTAG
- the tnpA gene encoding IS200/IS605 family transposase, which yields MKPEIPILSRTRHAKHYLAYHFVWIPKYRRDILVGKVAERLKQMLKEYAEEINCEVIAIEVMSDHVHVFLRAKPNLSPAKIINHLKGKTARKLLQEFPELRAKTTNGRLWSRSYFVASVGYVTNEIVKHYVETQWERELKRKGQ from the coding sequence ATGAAGCCAGAAATACCAATACTTTCAAGAACGAGACACGCAAAACACTACTTAGCCTATCACTTTGTATGGATTCCAAAATACAGGAGAGACATTCTCGTCGGAAAAGTTGCCGAGAGGCTCAAACAAATGCTCAAGGAGTATGCCGAGGAAATTAATTGTGAGGTTATCGCCATCGAAGTAATGTCCGACCACGTGCACGTTTTTCTCAGGGCAAAGCCAAACCTTTCACCAGCCAAAATAATTAACCACTTAAAAGGTAAAACCGCCAGAAAACTCCTCCAAGAATTCCCCGAATTGAGGGCAAAAACGACCAACGGTCGCTTATGGTCACGCTCCTACTTTGTAGCCTCCGTTGGTTATGTAACCAACGAGATTGTTAAGCACTATGTTGAAACCCAATGGGAGCGTGAGTTAAAACGAAAAGGACAGTAA
- a CDS encoding Rossmann-like domain-containing protein: MLLGKIKKKALELTDGLELVDFGFALPYTWVLVEGEKGKALGVAMTLPEEVQRYTNSISEPSLEAFIKKADSLNVIERTLGLAAINAVSQYHIDLSGAEWVDVLELLPEDAGNVALVGNMPPLAKALRERGYELYVFERNPKLWDKDTYSDALEYYLLPEMDAVIASATCLVNGTIDMLIDRAKRAKLFVLTGPTGQLLPEFLKGTRVTHLAAMKVVNFQKALLGLKLGSFRGFERGNRKYVVEVP; the protein is encoded by the coding sequence ATGCTACTTGGGAAAATAAAGAAAAAAGCCTTGGAACTTACTGATGGGCTTGAGCTGGTTGACTTCGGCTTTGCCCTCCCTTACACGTGGGTTCTTGTTGAAGGCGAGAAGGGAAAGGCACTCGGCGTGGCAATGACCCTGCCAGAAGAGGTTCAGCGCTACACGAACTCAATAAGTGAGCCCTCGCTTGAGGCCTTCATCAAAAAAGCCGACAGCCTCAACGTCATCGAGCGCACGTTGGGCCTTGCGGCAATAAACGCGGTCTCGCAGTACCACATAGACCTCAGCGGCGCGGAGTGGGTCGATGTGCTTGAGCTCCTCCCGGAAGATGCCGGAAATGTCGCACTGGTCGGCAACATGCCCCCGCTGGCCAAGGCCCTGCGCGAGAGGGGCTATGAGTTATACGTCTTCGAGCGGAATCCTAAGCTCTGGGATAAAGATACTTACAGCGACGCCCTTGAGTACTACCTGCTCCCGGAGATGGACGCGGTCATAGCGAGTGCAACCTGCCTTGTCAACGGAACTATTGATATGCTCATTGACAGGGCAAAGAGGGCGAAGCTCTTCGTCCTGACCGGGCCGACCGGACAGCTTCTGCCAGAGTTCCTCAAGGGCACGCGCGTTACTCATCTCGCGGCCATGAAGGTGGTCAACTTTCAAAAGGCCCTGCTCGGCCTGAAGCTCGGCTCATTCAGGGGCTTCGAGAGGGGGAACAGGAAGTACGTGGTTGAGGTGCCATGA
- a CDS encoding NifB/NifX family molybdenum-iron cluster-binding protein: MRCLKVAFGMEDDERLIDAHYGDSEFFAIYEVCEDGSVKLLEKRPNKARDFEEHDEGHGDPRKFKAVVSQLLDVDVLAAFRMGPNFLRIRDKTNKVAFFTRTRDLKLALQRVIENFDDLWEQVQAKKAEKPPIEE, from the coding sequence ATGAGGTGCCTTAAGGTCGCGTTCGGAATGGAAGACGATGAGAGGCTGATAGACGCGCACTACGGTGATTCAGAGTTCTTCGCAATCTACGAAGTCTGCGAGGACGGGAGTGTAAAGCTCCTCGAAAAGAGACCTAACAAAGCCAGGGACTTTGAGGAGCACGACGAAGGTCATGGTGACCCTAGGAAGTTCAAGGCCGTTGTGAGCCAGCTCCTCGACGTTGATGTTTTGGCGGCATTCAGAATGGGGCCGAACTTCCTGCGCATAAGGGACAAGACCAACAAGGTGGCCTTCTTCACGAGGACGAGGGACTTAAAGCTCGCCCTCCAGAGGGTCATTGAAAACTTCGACGACCTGTGGGAGCAGGTGCAGGCTAAGAAGGCCGAGAAGCCGCCGATAGAGGAGTGA